One Tolypothrix bouteillei VB521301 DNA window includes the following coding sequences:
- the pruA gene encoding L-glutamate gamma-semialdehyde dehydrogenase has product MVLQVKTSTYEPKTQEIAKQLLAATQESRSFFAALRDQMRWDDKLLAWAMSNPGLRVQLFRFIDTLPALRSKPEIAAHLQEYLGDESVELPAALKGMLNFANPDSVPGQVAATTVATATETLAHKYISGENIKQALKTIERLRKEKMAFTVDLLGEAVITEAEAQSYLERYLDLMQQLVEASKNWSPVPAIDLADGEPLPKVQVSVKLTAFYSQFDPLDAKGSEERVSDRIRILLRRAKELGAAVHFDMEQYAYKDLTLSILKKILLEEEFRNRTDIGVTIQAYLRDSNRDVQDLIAWAKQRGYPVTIRLVKGAYWDQETIKASQKHWEQPVYNDKAATDANFEQLTELLLQNHQYVYSAIGSHNVRSQARAMAIAETLNVPRRCFEMQVLYGMGDKIAKALVDRGYRVRVYCPYGELLPGMAYLIRRLLENTANSSFLRQNMENRPVEELIAPPVVGQGDKVDKDNSPSPPLPLSPSSFMGAADTDFAEEAERTEASQAFQAVREQLGKTYLPLINGEYVSTQQVIDSVNPSHFSEVVGQIGLMSVEQAEQAMQAAKAAFPAWRKTPAKERANILRKAADLMEQRRAELSAWIVLEVGKPVREADGEVSEAIDFCRYYALEMERLDEGYNYDISGETNRYIYQPRGIAVVISPWNFPLAIATGMTVAALVAGNCTLLKPAETSSVITAKLTEILVEAGIPKGVYQYVPGKGSQVGAYLVNHPDTHVIAFTGSQEVGCRIYAEAAVLKPGQKHMKRVIAEMGGKNAIIVDESADLDQAVVGTVQSAFGYSGQKCSACSRVVVLESVYDTFVQRFVEATKSLNIGVAEYPSTQVGPVIDANARDRIREYIEKGKAEAKVALEMPAPDNGYFIGPVIFADVSPNAIIAQQEIFGPVVAVIKVKNFQEALDVANGTNYALTGGLYSRTPSHIEMAQEEYEVGNLYINRTITGAIVARQPFGGFKLSGVGSKAGGPDYLLQFLEPRTVTENIQRQGFAPIEGAE; this is encoded by the coding sequence GTGGTATTACAAGTAAAAACCAGTACTTACGAACCTAAAACACAAGAAATCGCCAAGCAACTGCTAGCAGCAACTCAAGAAAGCCGTTCGTTCTTTGCTGCATTGCGGGATCAGATGCGCTGGGATGACAAGTTATTGGCTTGGGCGATGAGCAATCCTGGGTTACGGGTGCAGTTATTCCGTTTTATTGATACTCTTCCTGCTTTACGCAGCAAACCAGAAATTGCAGCACACTTACAAGAATATTTGGGTGATGAGTCGGTAGAATTACCAGCAGCCCTAAAGGGGATGCTCAACTTTGCCAACCCTGATTCTGTACCGGGACAAGTCGCTGCTACGACTGTTGCAACAGCGACGGAAACATTAGCTCATAAATATATTTCTGGAGAAAACATCAAACAGGCGCTCAAAACGATTGAGCGCCTGCGGAAGGAAAAAATGGCTTTCACCGTAGATTTGCTGGGTGAAGCGGTTATTACAGAAGCAGAAGCACAGTCTTACTTGGAACGGTATCTGGACTTGATGCAACAACTAGTGGAAGCATCTAAGAATTGGTCGCCAGTTCCTGCAATTGACTTAGCTGATGGAGAACCTTTGCCAAAAGTCCAGGTTTCTGTCAAACTGACAGCGTTTTATTCTCAGTTCGACCCTCTCGATGCTAAGGGGAGTGAGGAACGGGTGAGCGATCGCATCCGCATTCTTTTGCGTCGTGCTAAGGAACTTGGTGCTGCGGTTCACTTTGATATGGAACAGTACGCCTACAAGGACTTAACTCTCAGCATCCTGAAAAAAATCTTGCTGGAAGAGGAGTTTAGAAATCGAACCGATATTGGTGTCACCATTCAAGCTTACCTGCGCGATAGCAATCGAGATGTACAAGACTTGATTGCATGGGCTAAGCAGCGCGGTTACCCAGTCACAATCCGCTTGGTAAAAGGTGCTTATTGGGATCAGGAAACTATCAAAGCGTCTCAAAAACACTGGGAACAACCTGTCTATAATGACAAAGCTGCTACAGATGCTAACTTTGAGCAACTGACAGAATTGTTGTTACAAAATCACCAATACGTATATTCTGCTATTGGCAGTCATAACGTGCGTTCTCAAGCACGAGCTATGGCGATCGCAGAAACCTTAAATGTCCCCCGTCGTTGCTTTGAAATGCAAGTTCTCTACGGTATGGGTGACAAAATAGCTAAAGCTTTGGTTGATAGGGGATATCGGGTGAGAGTGTACTGTCCCTACGGGGAACTCTTACCGGGAATGGCATATTTGATTCGGCGTTTGTTGGAAAACACGGCTAATAGTTCTTTCCTGCGTCAAAATATGGAGAACCGCCCGGTGGAAGAATTGATTGCACCCCCTGTTGTAGGACAAGGGGACAAGGTAGACAAGGATAACTCCCCATCCCCCCCTCTCCCCCTCTCCCCCTCCTCTTTCATGGGTGCGGCGGATACTGATTTTGCTGAAGAGGCGGAGAGAACAGAGGCGAGTCAAGCTTTTCAAGCCGTGCGCGAGCAACTAGGTAAAACTTATTTACCGTTGATTAATGGTGAGTATGTCAGTACCCAACAGGTTATAGATTCTGTTAACCCTTCTCATTTTAGTGAAGTGGTCGGTCAGATTGGGTTGATGAGTGTAGAACAAGCCGAACAAGCTATGCAAGCCGCAAAGGCTGCTTTTCCTGCTTGGCGCAAAACTCCTGCAAAGGAACGGGCTAACATATTGCGGAAAGCCGCCGATCTGATGGAACAACGCCGTGCGGAACTGTCTGCTTGGATTGTTTTAGAAGTTGGAAAACCAGTGCGGGAAGCTGATGGCGAGGTTTCGGAGGCGATTGATTTTTGTCGCTATTATGCTCTGGAAATGGAGCGGTTAGATGAGGGTTATAATTACGACATTTCTGGGGAAACCAACCGTTATATTTATCAGCCTCGTGGAATTGCTGTAGTGATTTCGCCTTGGAATTTCCCACTAGCGATCGCAACGGGAATGACAGTTGCTGCTCTAGTTGCTGGTAACTGTACTCTCCTCAAACCCGCAGAAACATCTTCTGTGATTACAGCAAAACTGACAGAAATTTTGGTGGAAGCGGGAATCCCTAAGGGTGTCTATCAATACGTCCCAGGAAAGGGTTCTCAAGTGGGTGCTTATTTGGTGAACCATCCCGATACTCACGTCATTGCTTTTACTGGTTCTCAAGAAGTTGGTTGTAGAATCTACGCAGAAGCCGCAGTTCTGAAACCCGGTCAAAAGCATATGAAACGCGTCATTGCTGAGATGGGTGGTAAGAATGCCATCATCGTAGATGAAAGTGCCGATTTAGACCAAGCTGTAGTTGGCACCGTACAGTCAGCATTTGGTTATAGCGGACAAAAGTGTTCTGCTTGTTCGCGAGTGGTGGTGCTCGAATCGGTATATGATACCTTTGTACAAAGGTTTGTAGAAGCGACGAAATCTCTAAATATTGGTGTAGCTGAGTACCCCAGCACCCAAGTAGGACCCGTGATTGATGCTAATGCTCGCGATCGCATCCGGGAATATATTGAAAAAGGTAAGGCTGAGGCAAAAGTTGCTTTGGAAATGCCTGCACCGGATAATGGATATTTCATCGGTCCCGTGATTTTTGCAGATGTTTCTCCAAATGCCATCATTGCCCAACAAGAGATTTTTGGTCCTGTTGTGGCGGTGATTAAAGTGAAGAATTTTCAGGAGGCTTTGGATGTTGCTAATGGGACTAACTATGCCTTAACGGGAGGTCTTTATTCTAGAACTCCTTCCCACATTGAAATGGCTCAGGAAGAGTATGAGGTGGGCAATTTGTACATTAACCGCACGATTACGGGTGCTATTGTCGCTCGACAGCCATTT
- a CDS encoding protein kinase domain-containing protein, translating into MNPTLLNNRYQIIRALGGGGFGDTYLAEDTYLPSRRICVIKQLKPVTHKPQVYQLIQERFGREAAILEELGEGHEQIPKLYAYFIENEHFYLVQEWVEGLTLSQKVQQEGLFSENLVRELLVSLLPVLDYIHTKGIIHRDIKPGNIIWRKQDGKPVLIDFGIAKEMMTTVMDAQGEIASSIVVGTPGFMPPEQAAGKPVYSSDLYSLGLTGIYLLTGKRPQDWKTNSEMGEIIWRPEVNINHYLANVLDRSIQSHPRDRYPTAKAMLADLCPQDQIIIGTEESTLNSERLNNHFHSPNPYPQSPIPPKKTLRTKIPENNQEYRNRQILLNKVKNYWVKGVLETSLHGVALIELGLENRFDALDRPWGMLWETPAQTRQSIPKNTRIVDLFQQMGAGRSLLILGEPGSGKTTTLLELARDLLQEAEIDATQPIPVVFNLSAWINEKIAIADWLVRELNTKYQVSKEIGKTWIKNQQLLLLLDGLDEVLADRRDVCVEAINTFSREYGETEIVVCSRIKDYEALSNRFRFQGAVFIQPLTLEQIRQYLQNAGSELGAVQTALQGDTTIQELAKSPLLLSIMTLAYQGMSMTDLPGMSLEERRQHLFDKYIQRMLDRRMSRRLYSNEQVIYWLSWLAQRLKTQSQTVFLIERMQPSWFQNPWQKRIYVMNILFVFILLGLSIGLLLIPINRVLLALSFTTVFFWLIFGFDRIHPVETLKWSWRNASNSLIVGMIWGLLFGVLLKLTAATLYISLDLQSFVNYIINLPIAGWIRGIVFGFCLGFIYVLIRGLTGPGIQTLSVPNQGIRQSAKNAIVFGLIGFLLLGLAAAILRWRILVWGIFGLLFGVAAGGGEACVKHLILRIILSFNRCIPWNYARFLDYATERIFLQKVGGGYIFIHRLLLEHFAQKNCSFVPGGSTFHKPQ; encoded by the coding sequence ATGAATCCAACGCTACTTAACAATCGCTATCAAATTATTCGTGCGTTGGGAGGGGGTGGGTTTGGCGATACTTATCTGGCGGAAGACACCTATTTGCCTTCCCGTCGCATCTGTGTCATCAAGCAACTCAAACCCGTAACGCACAAACCTCAAGTTTATCAACTCATTCAAGAACGCTTTGGTAGAGAAGCCGCAATTTTAGAAGAACTAGGTGAAGGACACGAACAAATTCCTAAGCTTTATGCTTATTTTATAGAAAATGAGCATTTTTACTTAGTTCAGGAATGGGTTGAAGGTTTGACTTTAAGTCAAAAAGTTCAACAGGAAGGGCTTTTTAGTGAGAATTTAGTTAGGGAATTACTAGTAAGTCTTCTACCAGTTTTGGATTACATCCATACAAAAGGAATTATTCACCGAGATATCAAACCCGGTAATATTATTTGGCGAAAACAAGACGGTAAACCCGTTTTAATTGATTTTGGTATTGCTAAGGAAATGATGACAACTGTAATGGATGCTCAAGGGGAGATCGCTAGCTCCATTGTAGTTGGAACTCCAGGTTTTATGCCGCCAGAACAAGCTGCAGGTAAACCAGTTTATTCTAGCGATTTATACAGTTTGGGGTTGACAGGAATTTATTTGCTGACAGGTAAACGTCCCCAAGATTGGAAAACAAATTCTGAGATGGGTGAAATCATTTGGCGTCCGGAAGTTAACATCAACCACTACTTAGCAAATGTTTTGGATCGCTCTATTCAATCCCATCCACGCGATCGCTATCCAACTGCCAAAGCCATGTTAGCCGATCTCTGTCCGCAAGACCAAATTATCATAGGAACGGAGGAATCTACACTCAATAGCGAAAGACTAAACAACCATTTCCACTCTCCTAACCCTTATCCCCAATCCCCCATTCCTCCTAAAAAAACACTCAGAACAAAGATTCCTGAAAACAATCAGGAGTATCGCAACCGCCAAATATTACTCAACAAAGTGAAAAATTATTGGGTAAAAGGAGTTTTAGAAACTTCCTTACATGGAGTTGCTCTGATTGAACTCGGTTTGGAAAATCGCTTCGATGCTTTAGATCGTCCTTGGGGTATGCTGTGGGAGACTCCCGCACAAACCAGACAATCCATTCCAAAAAATACCAGAATCGTCGATTTATTCCAACAGATGGGGGCTGGGCGATCGCTTTTAATTTTAGGCGAACCCGGTTCTGGAAAAACAACAACACTGCTAGAACTGGCTCGGGATTTACTACAAGAAGCAGAAATAGACGCAACCCAACCCATTCCAGTTGTCTTTAACCTTTCAGCATGGATAAATGAAAAGATCGCAATTGCAGATTGGCTGGTGCGAGAACTTAATACAAAGTATCAAGTGTCAAAGGAAATTGGCAAAACATGGATTAAGAATCAACAATTGCTGCTATTACTCGATGGGTTGGATGAGGTTTTGGCTGACCGTCGAGATGTTTGTGTGGAAGCGATTAATACATTCTCTCGGGAATATGGAGAAACAGAAATCGTTGTTTGCAGTCGAATCAAAGATTATGAAGCACTATCCAATCGTTTCCGATTTCAAGGAGCGGTTTTTATCCAACCACTGACTTTAGAACAAATTCGCCAATATTTACAAAATGCAGGTTCCGAACTTGGTGCAGTACAAACCGCACTCCAAGGGGATACAACAATTCAAGAATTAGCCAAATCGCCCTTGCTATTAAGCATTATGACTCTTGCTTATCAAGGGATGTCAATGACAGATTTACCGGGAATGAGTTTGGAAGAACGCCGCCAACATTTATTTGATAAGTATATTCAAAGAATGCTAGACCGCCGAATGTCTAGAAGACTGTATTCTAACGAGCAAGTCATTTATTGGTTGAGTTGGCTGGCGCAAAGATTAAAAACACAATCACAAACAGTATTTCTCATCGAACGCATGCAGCCAAGCTGGTTTCAAAACCCATGGCAAAAACGTATCTATGTAATGAATATTTTGTTTGTTTTTATATTACTTGGTTTGTCAATTGGATTGTTACTAATACCTATTAATCGAGTTTTATTAGCACTTAGCTTCACAACAGTATTTTTTTGGCTGATTTTTGGTTTTGACCGCATTCATCCCGTGGAGACTTTAAAATGGTCTTGGAGAAATGCTAGCAATAGTTTAATCGTTGGGATGATTTGGGGACTCCTTTTTGGAGTGCTCTTAAAGCTAACGGCGGCGACATTATATATATCATTAGATCTACAAAGTTTTGTAAATTATATAATAAATCTTCCTATAGCGGGTTGGATACGTGGTATAGTTTTTGGCTTTTGTTTGGGATTCATTTATGTTCTCATTCGTGGGTTGACGGGTCCTGGTATCCAAACGCTGTCTGTTCCCAATCAGGGAATTAGACAATCGGCAAAAAATGCAATTGTTTTTGGTTTAATAGGATTTTTACTACTTGGCTTAGCTGCAGCGATTTTGCGCTGGCGGATTCTCGTTTGGGGAATTTTTGGTTTATTGTTTGGAGTTGCAGCAGGAGGAGGCGAAGCTTGTGTAAAACACCTAATTTTACGAATTATTCTCTCCTTCAATCGCTGTATTCCTTGGAATTATGCCCGTTTTCTTGACTATGCTACAGAACGGATCTTTTTGCAAAAAGTTGGTGGTGGTTATATCTTCATCCATCGCTTGCTATTGGAACATTTTGCACAAAAGAATTGTTCTTTTGTGCCTGGTGGTAGCACATTCCACAAGCCACAATAG